Proteins from a single region of Pseudomonas sp. 10S4:
- the mtlD gene encoding bifunctional mannitol-1-phosphate dehydrogenase/phosphatase: MIFFQGKRIFSAIFDMDGTMFDTERLRFKTLKQASSEIFGKPLSEETLIGSLGLSAKKAEALAKAHNGEDFPYAEIRQRADELELAFVRNEGVPIKPGLLEVLERLRKYGLTMAVATSSRRAIAEEYLINANVLKYFDITVCGDEVSQGKPHPEIFLRAASALNCEPGHCFMVEDSENGLLSAIRAEGQPILIEDIKPPAPEVKAGALKAYGNMQEFLGDLTECMPDLGTPELTETFPQALNQFRVGIHGFGAMGGGYLTQIFSHWDGYTRPCEIIGATRSRMLRETVEAFGRFSVRYGATSFDQTIENLRMIDMDDAEAVIYMYDVAEIVGLSLPEPAIRKQADVIAKGLIRRFERRRRELTILIVLNKVGGAAFVRRHVEAQLLLLVSPETCQQILEKTHFAETVVSRIVSKISNEALLRQLRIKSKIFQNSLSDEPAAPQVPTTAKAPEYERLIGRFRPFAQSSNALSQMHLILFNSEPDMPLYVERGSNLLERLRQVKTVEDITQTQVIKNLLWNGPHAIIAWYASLLGYSWLGQGMGDPRVSALAERLIREEVGPALVAENPQMSEAVAGFAKTFLERCNTSFKDPCARVGRDPLRKLQRNERILRSIDLARKHGIDSTGLEFGTALALHYALRSTDSKDQESQLMRTLYEESGSVEAVLTYTGSYNGKPYPGLDPIRDAGLIEGVAGHFERLVQPDSGHWGWPVQE, encoded by the coding sequence ATGATTTTTTTCCAGGGAAAAAGAATATTCAGCGCCATCTTCGACATGGATGGCACCATGTTTGACACCGAACGCCTGCGTTTCAAAACCCTCAAGCAGGCTTCCAGCGAGATTTTCGGCAAGCCATTGAGCGAGGAAACCCTGATCGGCTCGCTGGGCTTGAGCGCCAAGAAGGCCGAAGCCTTGGCGAAGGCCCACAACGGTGAAGACTTCCCCTATGCCGAGATCCGCCAGCGTGCCGATGAACTGGAGCTGGCGTTTGTGCGCAATGAAGGCGTCCCCATCAAGCCAGGCCTGCTGGAAGTGCTGGAGCGCTTGCGCAAGTACGGCCTGACCATGGCGGTCGCGACCTCAAGCCGTCGGGCGATCGCCGAGGAATACCTGATCAATGCCAACGTGCTCAAGTATTTCGACATCACCGTGTGTGGCGACGAAGTCAGCCAGGGCAAGCCTCATCCAGAGATCTTCCTGCGGGCCGCCAGTGCGCTCAATTGCGAGCCGGGCCATTGCTTCATGGTCGAAGATTCGGAAAACGGCCTGCTCTCAGCCATCCGTGCCGAAGGGCAGCCGATCCTGATCGAGGACATCAAGCCTCCTGCGCCCGAGGTCAAGGCCGGCGCGCTCAAGGCTTACGGCAACATGCAGGAGTTTCTCGGTGACCTGACCGAATGCATGCCCGACCTCGGCACGCCCGAGCTGACCGAAACCTTCCCCCAGGCGCTCAACCAGTTTCGCGTGGGCATCCACGGCTTCGGCGCGATGGGCGGTGGCTACCTGACGCAGATTTTCTCCCACTGGGACGGCTACACCCGCCCCTGCGAAATCATCGGCGCCACCCGCTCACGCATGCTGCGCGAAACGGTCGAGGCCTTCGGCCGCTTCAGCGTGCGCTACGGCGCAACGTCCTTCGACCAGACCATCGAAAACCTGCGGATGATCGACATGGACGACGCCGAAGCAGTGATCTATATGTACGACGTCGCGGAGATCGTCGGTCTGAGCCTGCCTGAACCCGCGATCCGCAAACAGGCCGACGTGATCGCCAAGGGCCTCATTCGCCGCTTTGAACGCCGTCGACGCGAGCTGACCATCCTGATCGTGCTAAACAAGGTTGGCGGCGCTGCTTTCGTGCGCCGCCATGTCGAAGCGCAACTGCTGCTCCTGGTTTCACCCGAGACCTGCCAGCAGATCCTGGAAAAAACCCACTTTGCCGAAACGGTCGTCAGCCGCATCGTATCGAAGATCTCCAACGAGGCCCTGCTCAGACAGCTGCGGATCAAATCAAAGATCTTCCAAAACAGCCTAAGCGACGAACCGGCCGCCCCACAGGTACCGACCACCGCCAAGGCGCCCGAATATGAACGGTTGATCGGTCGCTTCCGGCCCTTTGCCCAGTCCAGTAACGCCCTTAGCCAGATGCACCTGATCCTGTTCAACAGCGAACCGGACATGCCCCTGTACGTCGAGCGCGGTAGCAACCTGCTTGAGCGACTGCGCCAAGTGAAAACCGTGGAGGACATCACCCAGACCCAGGTGATCAAAAACCTCCTGTGGAATGGCCCCCACGCGATCATTGCCTGGTACGCCAGTCTGTTGGGCTATTCATGGCTGGGCCAGGGCATGGGCGATCCACGCGTCAGCGCCCTGGCCGAACGCCTGATCCGAGAAGAAGTCGGCCCGGCCCTGGTCGCCGAGAACCCACAAATGAGCGAAGCCGTCGCGGGCTTCGCCAAAACCTTTCTCGAGCGCTGCAACACGTCCTTCAAGGACCCATGTGCGCGAGTCGGCCGCGATCCTTTGCGCAAACTTCAACGCAACGAACGCATCCTGCGCAGCATCGACCTGGCCCGCAAACACGGGATCGACTCCACCGGCCTGGAATTCGGCACAGCACTGGCGCTGCACTACGCCCTGCGCTCGACGGACAGCAAGGATCAGGAGAGCCAGTTGATGAGAACGCTTTACGAGGAGAGCGGGAGTGTAGAGGCGGTATTGACGTACACGGGGAGTTATAACGGCAAGCCATATCCGGGACTGGACCCGATCAGGGATGCAGGGTTGATCGAGGGCGTTGCCGGGCACTTCGAGCGGCTGGTGCAGCCCGACTCCGGGCATTGGGGATGGCCGGTGCAGGAATAA
- a CDS encoding YegP family protein, producing the protein MYFEIYRQSKGTPNTGKGQWRWRLRAGNHETVASGESYVNKSDCLHVIELIKGVQEGTPVKEI; encoded by the coding sequence ATGTATTTTGAGATTTACAGGCAATCGAAAGGCACCCCGAATACTGGCAAGGGTCAGTGGCGCTGGCGGCTAAGGGCGGGGAATCACGAGACGGTTGCCAGTGGCGAGTCGTATGTGAACAAGTCTGATTGTTTGCATGTGATTGAGTTGATAAAGGGCGTGCAGGAAGGGACGCCGGTTAAGGAGATTTAA
- a CDS encoding glycosyltransferase family 2 protein — translation MTHQHGTQLAGHVALSLVIPVFNEAATIDLFIARITDVFKAEALVSLEMVFVNDGSTDTTLDLLLEHQQSDPRVRVVDLSRNFGKEAALTAGLQTATGQVVVPIDVDLQDPPEVILQMIALWRQGYEVVLGHRVSRNTDSWAKKTSANWFYRLHNKISDQPLPKDVGDFRLMDRCVVEALESLPESRRFMKGLFAWVGFRTTHVDYERPERVAGETKFNGWRLWNFALEGITSFSTDPLKVWTYLGLFVSVVSFAFAIFIVVRTLFTGIDVPGYASLMVAVTFLGGLQLIGIGVLGEYLGRTYIESKRRPVYLVRRVYNPKD, via the coding sequence TTGACTCATCAGCACGGAACGCAATTGGCCGGGCACGTGGCGCTTTCGCTCGTTATCCCGGTGTTCAATGAAGCGGCGACCATCGACTTGTTCATCGCGCGGATTACTGACGTCTTCAAAGCTGAGGCGCTGGTGAGTCTGGAGATGGTGTTCGTCAATGACGGCAGTACTGACACGACGCTGGACTTGCTGCTTGAGCATCAGCAGTCTGATCCGCGTGTGCGTGTCGTCGATCTGAGTCGCAATTTCGGCAAGGAGGCGGCGTTGACCGCTGGCTTGCAGACGGCCACTGGCCAGGTGGTGGTGCCGATTGATGTCGATTTGCAGGACCCACCTGAAGTGATCCTGCAAATGATTGCCCTGTGGCGGCAAGGTTATGAAGTGGTATTGGGTCATCGTGTGAGTCGTAATACCGACTCCTGGGCCAAGAAAACCTCGGCCAATTGGTTCTATCGCCTGCACAACAAAATCTCTGACCAACCATTGCCCAAGGATGTCGGTGACTTCCGGCTGATGGATCGCTGCGTGGTTGAGGCGTTGGAATCGTTGCCCGAGTCCCGGCGCTTCATGAAGGGCTTGTTCGCCTGGGTCGGGTTTCGCACCACGCATGTCGATTACGAGCGGCCGGAGCGGGTGGCAGGTGAAACCAAGTTCAACGGGTGGCGCCTGTGGAATTTTGCACTGGAAGGCATCACCAGTTTCAGTACCGACCCGCTCAAGGTCTGGACGTATCTGGGGTTGTTCGTATCGGTGGTGTCTTTTGCCTTCGCCATTTTCATTGTGGTGCGCACGTTGTTTACCGGGATTGACGTGCCGGGTTACGCCTCGCTGATGGTGGCGGTGACCTTTCTCGGTGGCCTGCAACTGATCGGCATCGGGGTGCTCGGCGAATACCTGGGCCGCACCTACATCGAATCAAAGCGCCGGCCGGTTTATCTGGTGCGTCGTGTCTATAACCCCAAGGACTGA
- a CDS encoding GtrA family protein: MTSAEKSAVIKRALRFAVTGLFVTALHAVVAVLFINFVMPMPPLANGVAFAVATMVSYVINTTWSFSARLHGRTLLRFMMVSGAGFLLAMFVAWAAQMAGLNYLLGIGAVALTLPAFTFVLHNFWTYR, from the coding sequence GTGACGTCAGCCGAAAAATCAGCGGTGATCAAAAGGGCGCTGAGGTTTGCCGTGACCGGATTATTTGTCACCGCGCTTCACGCAGTCGTCGCGGTGCTGTTCATCAACTTCGTGATGCCGATGCCGCCCCTGGCCAATGGCGTGGCATTTGCCGTGGCCACCATGGTGTCTTACGTGATCAACACCACCTGGAGCTTTTCCGCACGGCTGCATGGCCGCACATTACTGCGCTTCATGATGGTCTCCGGCGCAGGCTTTCTACTGGCGATGTTCGTGGCTTGGGCGGCGCAAATGGCCGGGCTCAATTATTTGCTGGGGATCGGCGCGGTGGCGTTGACCCTTCCGGCCTTCACCTTTGTATTGCATAACTTCTGGACGTATCGATGA
- a CDS encoding DUF6311 domain-containing protein — MKDSGKQKALALLPLLMGVFAFFMVIGPRALDPQNIAWLESGDPATHYLGWVFFRHSPWSFPLGLNPSYGLELGSAIIFSDSNPLLAFIFKPFSAWLPETFQYFGIWLLACFVLQAWFGWKLIGLVTPNVALKLLGAGLFLFSPPMFLRMGGHLSLAGHFLILAALYLALHPGLRKRRLAWGVLLAATALVHAYLLAMVALIWIADVAGRTLKGQLTRRTAVIEVVLLFLLVSVCCWQAGYFSIGDGMASGGFGLYRMNLLAPIDASGWSLVLPDLPEASGDYEGFNYLGAGTLLLVICAAVVLLRGKTGFGSAARSLPILLLALIGLLLFALSNEIGIGLLNVHYPLPGKIVKLANIFRASGRMFWPVFYVIVFVAIYLVVRGTRPRIAVSLLAVALCIQVVDTQNGWTGLRQARMMAPASEWSTPLRDPFWASAARHYANVRSLPSQNQSDTWQLLANYAAKYGLNTDSAYLGRMSSKALDQAQKKTQRMLETGQYDADSLYFLDENSIPAAVKTINGDTDLLARIDGRVVLAPGWKRCTQCLAVADESHSMQLVPMIKTGQQQLFNYKTHHLSQGWGTPETWGTWSEGGEADILLRVPPQAHSIVIEALAFVQPTHLGQTVIFSINGVLALSTRLTALQGNRIEIPLTAAIHEAVVNDKLMRIHVQLPDAISPKQLGLGVDPRVLGLGMKSLTVQ; from the coding sequence ATGAAGGATTCAGGCAAGCAGAAGGCGCTCGCATTGCTGCCCCTTTTGATGGGCGTTTTCGCGTTTTTCATGGTGATCGGTCCACGAGCCCTGGACCCGCAAAATATCGCCTGGCTGGAAAGTGGCGACCCGGCGACTCATTACCTGGGCTGGGTATTTTTCCGACACTCGCCTTGGTCTTTTCCGCTTGGCCTCAACCCCTCTTACGGGTTGGAGTTGGGCAGCGCGATTATTTTCTCGGACTCTAACCCGCTGCTGGCCTTTATATTCAAACCCTTCAGCGCATGGCTGCCCGAGACATTCCAGTACTTCGGCATCTGGCTGTTGGCGTGTTTTGTCCTGCAAGCCTGGTTTGGCTGGAAGTTAATCGGCTTGGTGACGCCTAACGTTGCCCTGAAATTATTGGGAGCGGGCCTGTTCCTGTTTTCCCCACCGATGTTCCTGCGTATGGGCGGTCACCTGTCCCTGGCCGGGCATTTTTTGATCCTGGCTGCGCTCTATCTGGCGCTGCATCCCGGATTGCGCAAGCGCCGTCTGGCCTGGGGCGTGTTGTTGGCTGCGACGGCGCTGGTGCACGCTTACTTGTTGGCGATGGTGGCGTTGATCTGGATCGCCGACGTTGCCGGCCGAACCCTTAAAGGCCAGTTGACGCGCCGCACTGCTGTGATCGAGGTGGTACTGCTATTTCTGCTGGTGAGTGTGTGTTGCTGGCAAGCGGGCTATTTCAGTATTGGCGACGGCATGGCGTCCGGTGGCTTTGGTTTGTACCGCATGAATCTGTTGGCGCCGATTGATGCCAGCGGCTGGTCATTGGTATTGCCGGACCTGCCGGAAGCCAGTGGCGACTACGAAGGTTTCAATTACCTCGGAGCGGGGACGCTGTTGTTGGTGATCTGCGCTGCTGTCGTTCTGCTGCGAGGTAAAACCGGTTTCGGCAGCGCTGCACGCAGTTTGCCGATTCTGTTGTTGGCGCTGATCGGCCTGCTGCTGTTCGCGCTATCGAACGAGATCGGCATCGGTCTGCTTAACGTTCACTACCCGCTGCCGGGGAAAATCGTCAAATTGGCGAATATCTTCCGGGCGTCGGGGCGGATGTTCTGGCCTGTGTTCTACGTCATTGTGTTTGTGGCGATTTACCTCGTGGTGCGTGGCACCCGGCCACGTATAGCGGTGAGCCTGCTGGCGGTGGCGCTGTGTATTCAAGTTGTAGATACCCAAAATGGTTGGACGGGGTTGCGACAGGCCAGAATGATGGCGCCAGCCAGCGAGTGGTCGACCCCGCTGCGTGATCCATTCTGGGCCAGCGCCGCGCGCCACTACGCGAACGTCCGTTCGTTGCCGTCGCAGAACCAGTCGGACACTTGGCAACTACTGGCCAATTACGCGGCCAAGTATGGTTTGAACACTGACTCCGCCTATCTGGGCCGGATGAGTTCGAAGGCGTTGGACCAGGCCCAGAAAAAGACCCAGCGGATGCTGGAAACCGGGCAGTACGACGCTGACTCGCTGTACTTTCTTGATGAAAACTCCATACCTGCCGCCGTGAAAACCATCAACGGCGACACTGATCTGCTCGCTCGCATCGACGGGAGGGTGGTGCTGGCGCCGGGCTGGAAGCGATGCACTCAATGCCTTGCGGTCGCCGACGAAAGTCATTCGATGCAGTTGGTGCCGATGATCAAGACCGGGCAACAGCAACTGTTCAACTACAAGACTCACCACTTGAGCCAGGGCTGGGGAACTCCGGAAACCTGGGGCACCTGGTCTGAAGGCGGGGAGGCGGACATTCTGCTTCGTGTGCCGCCGCAGGCTCATTCCATTGTGATCGAGGCCCTGGCTTTCGTGCAGCCGACGCACCTTGGGCAAACGGTGATCTTCAGCATCAACGGCGTACTAGCCCTGTCGACACGTCTTACAGCGCTGCAAGGCAATCGCATTGAAATCCCGTTGACGGCGGCCATCCATGAAGCTGTTGTCAATGACAAACTGATGCGGATTCATGTGCAGCTACCTGACGCGATCAGCCCGAAGCAATTGGGGCTCGGGGTGGATCCGCGTGTCCTGGGGCTGGGCATGAAGTCGCTGACGGTGCAGTGA
- a CDS encoding LysR substrate-binding domain-containing protein: protein MNRNELRKADINLMVVFETLMLERNVTRVAEKLFLGQPTISAALNRLRTMFNDPLFIRVGHRMEPTARAEEIIQHLSPALDSLSVALSLTHNFDPASSTMTFRIGLSDDVEFGLLPPLLRALRQEAPKVVFVVQHVDYWRIPDLLASGDITVGISQTRGLPANAKRKLLRHIQPSVLRADASDTPLTLDEYCSRPHVLVSHTANVAGFADEWLAEIGRKRHVVLSVPQYSALPALLAGTDLIASLPDYTAIAMAASGHLFNEPFPFKTPTLDLSMVWLSHVDTDPAERWLRSRLEAFMSERGLADPQSSGSH, encoded by the coding sequence ATGAATCGCAACGAACTACGCAAGGCCGACATCAACCTGATGGTGGTGTTCGAGACATTGATGCTCGAACGCAACGTGACGCGGGTGGCGGAGAAGCTGTTTCTCGGCCAGCCGACCATCAGCGCCGCACTCAACCGCTTGCGCACGATGTTCAACGATCCACTGTTCATTCGCGTCGGTCACCGCATGGAGCCGACGGCCCGGGCTGAGGAAATCATTCAGCACTTGTCGCCGGCGTTGGATTCGCTGTCGGTGGCCTTGAGCCTGACCCACAATTTCGACCCTGCCAGCAGCACCATGACCTTTCGTATCGGGCTGTCGGACGATGTCGAGTTCGGCTTGTTACCGCCGCTGCTGCGCGCCTTGCGCCAGGAAGCGCCGAAAGTGGTGTTCGTGGTTCAGCATGTCGATTACTGGCGGATTCCCGACCTGTTGGCCTCCGGCGATATCACCGTCGGCATCAGCCAGACGCGTGGGCTGCCGGCCAACGCCAAGCGCAAATTGCTGCGGCACATCCAGCCCAGTGTCTTGCGCGCCGATGCGTCCGACACGCCATTGACCCTCGATGAATATTGCTCACGGCCGCACGTGTTGGTGTCGCACACCGCCAACGTGGCCGGTTTCGCCGATGAGTGGCTGGCGGAGATTGGCCGCAAGCGTCATGTCGTGCTGTCCGTGCCGCAATACAGTGCCTTGCCGGCCCTGTTGGCCGGGACCGATCTGATTGCCAGCCTGCCGGACTACACCGCGATCGCCATGGCCGCCTCGGGTCATTTGTTCAATGAGCCGTTTCCGTTCAAGACGCCGACCCTGGACTTGTCGATGGTCTGGCTCAGCCACGTCGATACCGACCCCGCCGAACGCTGGTTGCGCTCGCGCCTGGAAGCGTTCATGAGCGAGCGCGGTCTGGCCGATCCCCAAAGTTCGGGTTCACACTGA
- a CDS encoding low temperature requirement protein A yields the protein MSQSRSLLRGRGSHDSGKVGMVELFFDLVFVFAVTQLSHSLLAHLSVGGAVQVALLMVAVWWVWIFTSWITNWLDPEKLPIRLGLFGLMIAGLLLSSSIPKAFTDHGLMFAGAFVFMQVGRTLFAIWAVRGEPLNMTRNFQRILAWLVLSGVFWIAGAFVQGDQRLALWALALLIELVSPSLYFWVPGLGRSTLQDWNVEGNHMAERCGLFVIIALGESLLVTGATFAEQALSVQGVTAFVVAVLGSIAMWWVYFDTGAERAHHRIVHSSDPGRQARIAYTYLHVLIVAGVIVSAVADELVLVHPDHASDAGILAIIAGPWLFLLGNALFKWVMADRLLPPLSHLVGLGLLLVLLPLALNHLFSALVLGALTTAVVMLVAAWETIALRESLGAPEH from the coding sequence ATGAGCCAATCCCGTTCTTTGCTGCGTGGGCGCGGCAGCCATGACAGTGGCAAGGTGGGCATGGTCGAGTTATTTTTCGATCTGGTGTTCGTGTTTGCGGTGACCCAGCTCTCGCATTCCCTGCTGGCGCATTTGTCGGTTGGCGGCGCGGTGCAGGTCGCGTTGTTGATGGTGGCGGTGTGGTGGGTGTGGATCTTCACCTCGTGGATCACCAATTGGCTCGATCCGGAAAAATTGCCAATCCGTCTCGGGCTGTTTGGCCTGATGATCGCCGGTTTGCTGCTCTCGTCATCGATTCCCAAAGCCTTCACCGATCACGGGCTGATGTTTGCCGGGGCGTTCGTGTTCATGCAGGTCGGACGCACGCTGTTTGCGATCTGGGCAGTGCGTGGCGAACCGCTGAACATGACCCGCAACTTCCAACGCATCCTTGCATGGCTGGTACTGTCCGGGGTGTTCTGGATCGCTGGCGCGTTTGTGCAAGGTGATCAGCGCCTGGCCTTGTGGGCACTGGCGCTGTTGATCGAACTGGTCTCGCCTTCCCTGTATTTCTGGGTGCCGGGGCTCGGGCGTTCGACGCTGCAGGACTGGAATGTGGAAGGCAATCACATGGCCGAGCGCTGCGGGCTGTTCGTGATCATTGCCCTGGGCGAGTCGCTGCTGGTGACAGGCGCGACCTTTGCCGAACAGGCGTTGAGCGTGCAAGGCGTGACGGCGTTTGTGGTGGCGGTGCTCGGCAGCATTGCCATGTGGTGGGTGTATTTCGACACCGGCGCCGAGCGTGCCCACCATCGCATCGTTCATTCCTCCGACCCCGGCCGGCAAGCGCGGATTGCCTACACCTACCTGCATGTCTTGATTGTCGCCGGGGTCATCGTCAGTGCGGTGGCTGATGAGCTGGTACTGGTGCATCCGGATCACGCCAGTGACGCCGGCATCCTCGCGATCATCGCCGGGCCGTGGTTGTTTTTACTGGGTAACGCCCTGTTCAAATGGGTTATGGCTGATCGGCTATTGCCGCCGTTGTCCCATTTGGTCGGTCTGGGATTGTTGCTCGTGCTGCTGCCGCTGGCGTTGAATCATCTGTTTTCGGCGTTGGTGCTGGGCGCGTTGACCACGGCAGTGGTGATGTTGGTGGCGGCTTGGGAAACCATCGCGCTGCGCGAATCCCTGGGCGCACCGGAGCATTAA
- a CDS encoding 5-carboxymethyl-2-hydroxymuconate Delta-isomerase — MPHLHMEYTANLPELNADVALIRLNNTLVASGQFAAEFDIKSRAIKVETFKVGTSLGERAFVHVKLALLSGRSPQIKKQLSESLLAVVQELCEWPKDVEVQLCVEILDIDRESYTKTAISH; from the coding sequence ATGCCTCATCTGCACATGGAATACACCGCCAACCTGCCCGAGCTGAACGCCGACGTGGCGCTCATACGGCTCAACAATACGTTGGTGGCTTCCGGTCAGTTTGCGGCGGAGTTCGATATCAAGAGCCGCGCCATTAAGGTCGAGACCTTTAAAGTCGGCACCAGCCTGGGCGAGCGTGCGTTCGTGCATGTGAAGCTGGCGTTGCTGAGCGGCCGCTCGCCGCAGATCAAGAAGCAACTGTCCGAGAGCTTGTTGGCCGTGGTGCAGGAGTTGTGTGAATGGCCGAAGGATGTCGAAGTCCAGTTGTGCGTGGAAATCCTCGACATTGATCGCGAGTCCTACACCAAGACAGCCATCAGCCATTAA
- a CDS encoding LysR family transcriptional regulator, whose product MLNSNLLRKLDMQDLMVFIAVYEQSSVTGVSEALFVSQSTVSYCLKKLRTSFEDELFINTRTGMRPTHKASIMYTHVLKILECINLCHASAQAFDPTAQPVTFNICAPEYFEQLILPRLLKRFDFADLPVNVNLHKFETDIPADDLRDGSLDLVICFGPNFHRNHNDFKSLRLLEDDLVCVFDKRATPLEPRLSLQAFTARRHVFPTPWSSTTDIVDGWLERQAQKRQIVTRSNSYSAALKMITGTDFILTVPRRIQRLLASGAVFNHCEAPNGLPGFSLDMQWSQNVDQDSANTWLREQVVKACAEQQAA is encoded by the coding sequence ATGCTGAACAGTAACTTGCTTAGAAAGCTCGATATGCAGGACCTCATGGTGTTTATCGCCGTGTATGAGCAAAGCAGCGTCACCGGTGTGTCGGAGGCACTCTTCGTCAGTCAGTCCACCGTGAGTTACTGCCTGAAAAAACTGCGCACCAGTTTCGAGGACGAGTTGTTCATCAATACTCGCACCGGAATGCGCCCCACCCACAAGGCCAGCATCATGTATACCCATGTGCTGAAGATCCTTGAATGCATCAACCTGTGTCATGCCAGCGCCCAGGCGTTCGACCCGACCGCACAGCCAGTCACCTTCAACATCTGCGCACCGGAATACTTCGAGCAGTTGATCCTGCCGCGCTTGTTGAAGCGCTTCGATTTCGCTGACCTGCCAGTGAACGTCAACCTGCATAAATTCGAAACCGATATACCGGCCGACGATTTGCGTGACGGCAGCCTCGACCTAGTGATCTGTTTCGGCCCGAACTTCCATCGCAACCACAACGACTTCAAATCCCTAAGGCTGCTCGAAGACGATCTGGTCTGCGTCTTCGACAAACGCGCCACACCACTGGAACCGCGTTTAAGCTTGCAAGCCTTCACCGCACGCCGGCATGTGTTCCCGACACCGTGGTCCTCCACCACCGACATCGTCGATGGCTGGCTGGAGCGTCAGGCGCAAAAGCGCCAGATCGTCACGCGATCCAATAGCTACAGCGCAGCACTGAAAATGATCACCGGCACTGATTTCATCCTGACCGTGCCCCGGCGCATCCAGCGTTTGCTGGCCAGCGGGGCGGTGTTCAATCATTGCGAAGCCCCCAACGGTTTGCCGGGGTTCAGCCTCGATATGCAATGGAGCCAAAACGTCGATCAGGACAGCGCCAACACGTGGCTGCGTGAGCAAGTGGTCAAGGCCTGCGCCGAGCAGCAGGCCGCCTGA
- a CDS encoding LysR family transcriptional regulator, which produces MLNSNLLRKLDMQDLMVFVAVYEQSSVTEVSETLCVSQSTVSYCLKKLRTSFDDELFINTRNGMWPTNKATTMYGHVLKILKSINICHSGLHAFDPTQKEITFNICAPEYFELLILPNLLKRFIGSSFPVIVNIQKFHRDIPTEELMDGRFDLVICFGPNFHRSSKNLKSQILLEDDLVCVVDKNFAPPEDEFSLDTFVARQHIFPTPWTSDTNMVDGWLSKWAYSRQIVARANSYVAALNMITGTDFVLTLPRRIQMLLGNEEKYSHCKPPTGLPNFTLDMLWNEKPGHDSANNWFREQIVSVCAQDGLL; this is translated from the coding sequence ATGCTTAATAGCAATTTGCTCAGAAAGCTGGATATGCAGGATCTGATGGTGTTCGTGGCGGTGTACGAGCAAAGCAGCGTCACCGAGGTCTCCGAAACCCTATGTGTCAGCCAGTCCACCGTGAGTTACTGCTTGAAAAAGCTGCGCACGAGCTTCGATGACGAGCTATTCATCAATACCCGCAATGGCATGTGGCCAACCAACAAAGCCACCACCATGTACGGTCACGTCCTTAAAATCCTTAAAAGCATAAACATATGCCATTCCGGACTGCATGCATTCGACCCGACGCAAAAAGAGATAACTTTTAATATTTGCGCGCCCGAATATTTTGAACTACTGATTCTTCCAAACTTATTAAAGCGCTTTATCGGCAGCAGTTTCCCGGTCATTGTAAATATCCAGAAGTTTCATAGAGACATTCCAACCGAAGAGCTTATGGATGGCCGCTTCGATCTGGTTATTTGTTTTGGTCCAAACTTTCATCGCAGTTCTAAAAATCTTAAATCACAAATACTGCTGGAAGATGATCTGGTGTGCGTCGTCGACAAAAACTTCGCGCCGCCAGAGGACGAGTTCAGCCTGGATACCTTTGTCGCACGCCAGCACATCTTCCCGACCCCTTGGACTTCAGACACCAACATGGTGGATGGCTGGCTGAGCAAATGGGCCTACAGCCGGCAAATTGTCGCGCGGGCCAATAGTTACGTGGCGGCACTCAATATGATTACCGGGACCGATTTCGTGCTCACCCTGCCTCGGCGCATCCAGATGCTGCTCGGTAACGAAGAAAAATACAGCCATTGCAAACCACCGACCGGTTTACCCAACTTTACCCTGGACATGTTGTGGAACGAGAAACCGGGCCATGACAGCGCCAATAACTGGTTTCGCGAACAGATTGTCAGCGTTTGCGCGCAGGACGGTTTGCTGTAA